The following proteins come from a genomic window of Bactrocera tryoni isolate S06 chromosome 1, CSIRO_BtryS06_freeze2, whole genome shotgun sequence:
- the LOC120782429 gene encoding histone PARylation factor 1-like: protein MPKQDCKYWEKCYQKNSAHLEKYNHPPKDSTTVSTADYSPVKDKEAQKRRTTEDLKQEPKTDESLNNLDMDVEATISKNTSTGERKEIDTDELRAEALGNIAGKNYMEILAKRIKFSVQAEYDELLRSNEFIRHKFLVEMPPDFYDFWKFANTLKNNATGEEILQYFEKQFQLQLVGPFEFLAGRFHKAKLREPGDYLRHWRFFYDPPEFQTILVRRDTGVHYGYWRDLPKDNDCLLIARNDSLKNCKFEFIAGNVFDAFLHYLDKDFTSTPFTATLVSSTRKSLQMFINVNEIKLEKLETLRKRRSAKVVAKTFHEAGIVVPYEGNTQVGYRPLIVSDGELKKILELFVKAGPSDGDGDNEEIKAAVIEKLQPVATAANIAMDECDFGTSLELGIDLFCSGRKELHSLVQSLLVPAYSLLSRPQFIAISKAHMEQRSKTLKLSIFELDAK, encoded by the coding sequence ATGCCAAAACAAGACTGCAAATATTGGGAGAaatgttatcaaaaaaattcggcgcatttggaaaagtATAATCATCCACCCAAAGACAGTACTACAGTTTCAACTGCTGACTATAGCCCAGTCAAAGACAAAGAGGCACAGAAACGAAGAACAACCGAGGATCTCAAACAAGAGCCAAAAACTGATGAATCTCTAAACAATCTAGACATGGATGTGGAGGCAACTATTAGCAAGAATACTTCTACTGGCGAACGTAAGGAAATAGATACAGATGAATTGCGTGCTGAGGCTCTTGGAAATATTGCTGGAAAAAACTATATGGAAATCCTCGCAAAGCGTATAAAGTTTTCTGTGCAAGCTGAATACGACGAATTGCTGCGTAGTAATGAATTTATACGCCACAAGTTCCTTGTTGAAATGCCTCCGGACTTTTATGACTTCTGGAAATTCGCaaacactttgaaaaataatgccaCAGGTGAAGAAATTTTGCAGTATTTCGAAAAACAATTCCAGTTGCAATTAGTGGGGCCGTTTGAATTTCTAGCTGGTCGCTTTCATAAAGCAAAGTTACGTGAACCAGGTGATTATTTACGTCATTGGCGTTTTTTCTATGATCCTCCTGAATTTCAAACGATACTCGTACGTCGTGATACTGGTGTCCATTATGGTTATTGGCGTGATTTGCCGAAGGACAATGATTGCCTTTTAATAGCACGCAACGACTCCTTAAAGAACTGTAAGTTCGAATTCATTGCAGGCAATGTTTTCGATGCATTTTTACATTACCTTGACAAGGATTTTACAAGCACCCCGTTTACTGCAACTTTGGTATCATCCACACGTAAATCATTGCAAAtgtttataaatgtaaatgaaataaaattagaaaaattggAGACATTGCGTAAACGACGAAGTGCTAAAGTTGTAGCTAAAACTTTCCACGAGGCAGGTATTGTAGTACCGTACGAAGGCAATACACAAGTTGGTTACAGACCACTTATTGTTTCCGAtggagaattgaaaaaaatactggAACTTTTCGTCAAAGCTGGACCATCTGATGGCGATGGGGATAATGAGGAAATTAAAGCAGCAGTTATTGAAAAATTGCAACCAGTGGCAACTGCTGCTAATATAGCAATGGATGAATGTGATTTTGGCACATCTCTCGAGTTGGGAATCGACTTATTTTGTAGTGGGCGAAAAGAATTACATTCTCTAGTACAATCTTTATTAGTGCCCGCGTATTCGCTTCTAAGTCGGCCACAATTTATTGCTATTTCAAAAGCACATATGGAACAGCGTAGCAAAACGCTTAAGCTTAGCATTTTCGAGTTAGACGCTAAGTAA
- the LOC120767081 gene encoding CDC42 small effector protein homolog, protein MASTGDIWLQWFSCCFHQPQSPTRRRHQRLHIDRSMIGNPTNFVHTGHIGSADVELSTNHLNALQTQMQSKGGYEMNSIRLQAC, encoded by the exons ATGGCATCTACCGGCGATATTTGGTTACAATGGTTCTCCTGCTGTTTCCATCAACCACAATCACCGACACGGCGACGTCATCAACGCCTGCATATCGACCGTTCGATGATCGGCAATCCAACGAATTTTGTACACACTGGACATATTGGTTCTGCCGATGTGGAGCTCTCCACGAATCATTTGAATGCATTGCAAACACAAATGCAGAGCAAAGGTGGCTACGAAATGAACTCGATACGATTGCAG gCCTGCTGA
- the LOC120782430 gene encoding uncharacterized protein LOC120782430 — translation MGCPMAFGELNIPSSRAFWDDCDEDEPVQRDTETKKLELLYEPNEPQTPLPSKIFLLIEGKDVSEFVEAALLGGARNICKLPSPKSSLHYVQDKELLIALLQEDLTNSGELTELLLPYAKEAEKVITLTVKSKIEYQSENLKCVRDDITFIRGITSKSSQVEELEPPNFVVGVAAGIACWRHNANLPSSAYVAYTDNVSLDTLAAKPIIKLLQEVGIDCKDSYKPIYREASHLYM, via the exons ATGGGTTGTCCAATGGCTTTTGGTGAACTAAATATTCCGTCTTCACGTGCCTTCTGGGATGATTGTGATGAGGACGAGCCAGTCCAAAGGGATacggaaacaaaaaa ACTCGAATTACTGTACGAACCAAATGAACCCCAAACGCCTTTACCCAGTAagatatttctgttaattgagGGTAAGGACGTGTCAGAATTTGTGGAAGCGGCTTTATTAGGAGGAGCTcggaatatatgtaaattgccATCACCTAAGTCATCTTTGCATTATGTGCAGGACAAGGAACTTTTGATCGCGCTGTTGCAGGAAGATCTAACAAATAGTGGTGAATTGACAGAGTTATTACTTCCGTATGCGAAAGAGGCGGAAAAAGTTATTACGTTGACCGTAAAATCCAAAATAGAGTATCAGAgtgaaaatttgaaatgtgTACGTGATGACATTACCTTCATAAGGGGCATTACTTCCAAATCGTCCCAAGTCGAAGAGCTTGAACCACCTAATTTCGTAGTGGGTGTGGCAGCTGGAA TTGCTTGTTGGAGGCACAACGCGAACTTGCCTTCGTCGGCCTATGTTGCCTATACTGACAATGTCTCGTTGGATACATTGGCTGCAAAGCCCATAATAAAACTGCTACAAGAAGTGGGGATAGATTGTAAGGACAGTTACAAACCTATTTATAGAGAAGCGTCTCACCTATATATGTAA
- the LOC120782411 gene encoding another transcription unit protein, which produces MVENNSDDGSGSESEGSHSRSPSPQTAQTPGYSLEHHDPEQGSPRSAHSAASGSDRKSRSRSRSSSSSGSHSNSGSRSGTRSPSGSPHSRRSGSAQSRHSATSAASREHRARESPEHSNVASPDQSPVASRQQTPVTSREQSPVAQETSPKRNEGTPHNQTPNDDDTRSQSPNLQIDDRANSRSRSRSQSRRSRSATPRSKSGGSSHSGSRSRSGTRSRSGSRAHSGSRSRSGTPASRKSDKSGSGSESGSDFGARQKKKRKTTASSGSESESAPRKRASGDESDEGATAKAKKARIIDSDSDNEEQSQKIDANDIFGDADDISLSEDDGQKSDAGSRKSHSRTRSRSKSKSSSRSGSRRSGSGSRSRSRSRSRSSRSRSRSRSPGRVEEQQQKEDEPEPIPETRIDVEIPRIVTDLGKEIHFVKLPNFLSVDTRPFDKDTYEDEIDEEETMDEEGRQRIKLKVSNTIRWREYMANNGDMIKESNARFVRWSDGSMTLHLGNETFDVYRQPLHGDHNHMFIRQGTGLQGQAVFRTKLTFRPHSTESFTHKKMTMSLADRSQKTSGIKILTQVGKDPTTDRKYNLKKEEEKLRQAMRMQHKPQPKKKKGGAHDVHGGANSSYHHDEGSDDENAISLSAIKNKYKKGSGGGGGGAPSVTSEQKGSAIYSSDEDDGSDFDGRRSKKKDKSKSVKALRDSDSESDNEHGSGKGSGGGSDSEASGTADEGGGSPRGAGGGSGSGSGSGSGSENDD; this is translated from the exons ATGGTTGAAAATAATTCTGACGATGGAAGTG GTTCGGAATCTGAAGGTAGCCATAGTAGATCTCCTTCGCCACAAACTGCACAAACCCCGGGCTATTCCTTGGAACATCATGATCCAGAACAAGG TTCCCCTCGTAGCGCTCATTCGGCTGCGAGTGGTAGTGATAGAAAATCACGTTCGCGTTCACGTTCATCCTCGAGTTCGGGATCGCACAGCAACTCAGGTTCTCGTTCTGGGACGCGGTCCCCATCTGGTTCACCCCACAGCAGACGCTCAGGTTCAGCTCAAAGCAGACACTCTGCCACTTCGGCAGCCAGTAGAGAACATAGGGCCCGTGAAAGCCCTGAACATTCAAATGTGGCTAGCCCCGACCAATCACCTGTAGCAAGTCGACAACAAACTCCAGTTACAAGTCGTGAGCAATCGCCTGTCGCTCAGGAGACTTCGCCGAAGCGTAATGAGGGCACACCTCATAATCAAACCCCAAACGACGACGATACACGTTCTCAATCACCCAACTTGCAAATAGATGACCGTGCAAATTCACGATCACGTTCACGTAGCCAAAGTCGTCGCTCACGATCCGCTACGCCACGCTCTAAATCTGGGGGATCTTCACATTCAGGATCTCGATCAAGAAGTGGAACCAGGTCTCGTTCCGGATCGCGTGCACATTCAGGTTCACGTTCGCGATCTGGTACGCCTGCATCACGCAAATCTGATAAGTCTGGCAGTGGATCTGAATCAGGTAGTGATTTTGGTGCCCGACAGAAGAAAAAGCGTAAGACCACAGCATCTAGCGGTTCTGAATCTGAAAGTGCTCCTCGCAAAAGAGCCAGTGGAGACGAAAGCGATGAAGGTGCCACTGCAAAGGCTAAGAAAGCACGCATTATCGATTCAGACAGCGACAATGAAGAG CAATCGCAAAAAATCGATGCAAATGACATTTTTGGAGATGCCGATGATATCAGTCTATCTGAAGATGATGGTCAAAAATCTGATGCTGGTTCCCGTAAAAGTCACTCGCGCACCCGTTCACGTTCCAAGTCGAAATCAAGCTCTCGGAGTGGTTCACGTCGTTCAGGTTCCGGATCACGTTCCCGTTCAAGGTCTCGTTCACGTTCTTCTCGTTCGCGTTCTCGGTCACGAAGCCCAGGACGAGTAGAAGAACAACAGCAGAAGGAAGATGAGCCGGAACCTATTCCCGAAACTCGTATTGATGTCGAAATTCCACGCATAGTAACAGACCTGGGAAAGGAAATTCACTTTGTAAAACTTCCGAATTTCCTTTCGGTGGATACACGTCCCTTTGACAAGGACACCTATGAGGATGAAATTGATGAGGAGGAAACTATGGACGAAGAAGGTCGACAGCGTATCAAATTGAAAGTAAGTAATACCATTCGTTGGCGCGAATATATGGCAAATAATGGTGACATGATCAAAGAATCCAATGCACGATTTGTACGTTGGTCAGACGGTAGCATGACATTACATTTGGGCAACGAAACCTTCGATGTATATCGTCAACCATTACATGGCGATCATAACCATATGTTCATTCGTCAAGGTACTGGTTTACAAGGACAAGCCGTCTTCCGCACCAAACTTACCTTCCGACCACACTCCACCGAATCATTCACACACAAGAAGATGACAATGTCACTGGCAGATCGTTCACAAAAGACCAGTGGCATTAAGATTCTCACACAAGTCGGCAAAGATCCGACCACCGATCGTAAGTACAATCTCAAAAAGGAGGAGGAAAAACTGCGCCAAGCAATGCGTATGCAACACAAACCGCAACCTAAGAAAAAGAAAGGTGGTGCGCATGATGTGCATGGCGGTGCCAATTCGTCGTATCATCACGACGAAGGAAGTGACGATGAAAATGCTATTTCTCTTAGCGCTATCAAGAATAAATATAAGAAAGGTagtggcggtggtggtggtggtgcacCTTCAGTAACCTCAGAACAAAAGGGTTCGGCCATTTACTCATCAGACGAAGATGATGGTTCCGACTTCGACGGCCGACGTAGCAAGAAAAAGGACAAGTCAAAATCGGTGAAAGCACTGCGTGATTCCGACAGCGAATCGGATAATGAACATGGCAGCGGCAAAGGGAGTGGCGGTGGCAGTGACAGCGAAGCCAGTGGCACTGCTGACGAGGGTGGCGGCAGTCCTCGTGGTGCAGGCGGTGGTAGTGGCTCAGGCAGCGGCAGTGGCAGCGGTAGTGAAAATGATGATTAA